Below is a window of Drosophila willistoni isolate 14030-0811.24 chromosome XR unlocalized genomic scaffold, UCI_dwil_1.1 Seg144, whole genome shotgun sequence DNA.
CGAAAATGGAGTAAGTGATCGCGGTGGTCTGGAGGATTATGCTCGCGTTGACTATCTCAATTCGTATTTGTCCGCCGTATTGGATGCCATTGAGGATGGCGTTAATGTCAGTGGCTATATTGTCTGGAGTTTGATGGACAGTTTCGAATGGAAGGCCGGATTCACCGAAAAGTTCGGTCTCTACCATGTGGACTTCAATTCGCCAAAACGGACACGTACACCAAAGATATCGGCCAAAGTGTATGGGCATATTTGCAAATCCAACAGTATCGATTGGAGCTATAGACCTGTTCTGGATGAGCAGCAACTGGTGGCCATGGCCCAGTTGCCGGCTGACGATGACTCATTGGCCAAGGCCTCGGGGGCAGCATCCACGGCCACAATTTGGAGTTGGAGTCTGGTCTTGCTGATGGTGACGTTGGTGGGGCTAAACACTTGGCATTGCTAGAGCGGATGAAGTTAAAGTTGAGAAGGGAAAACGATTGTCAGTTGACTGTTTTCTCTCATGTTGTTGCAAAgtatttttttccatttaagtTTTGTCTAACAAccaattatgtatgtatgtatcttcttcttttttttttatctcccccctgtatatatgtatgtaattttatGTGTAAGCAAGAGACTCAAACtgaataaagaaatttttgtgatatttgcaaaagtttttgcaatATCTAGGTATCAATTTTCAAAGAGTTTCTTCagtgtttttaatttattggcttttacatttacattttacGATCGtctaatattcaaaaattatgcGTTTTGCGTGAATGAAACACCGCAGGGGATCTCGTTTGATTGGGTGAGACAACAACAATCTTGATTTGAAATCTGGTATACGAGAATGCTGTCAATTTTTCGATACTAAATACCAAAATGACGTCAATTTATTTTGATCACAAACGCATGAATCACTTGGTGTTTCCTTCTacctttcgtttttttttttacgtaaACGGAAGTATTCCcccttttactttttgttattAAGGTACAAATTGGCTAAAATGATTCAGCTATAATCATACCCTTTTCCTCTATAACCATACAAATTGGTTAGAGTATTTCGCCTTCATTCAAAAATTAATGGTTAagagtctctctctctcaaaaatcaaaataaaataaccgGTAAAGCACTATGTCATCTCTTATCTGATGGGATCACTGGGTTATATACAAAGGAAAGTTTTAATTGGAACTTAACAAGCCAAATAGTTGATGCTCTTATACAATTTCTTACAAATACATTAATTAGAATATTCAATTTTGATGTTTTGAGTGAAGATACCCAATATAActaagatttaaaaaaaataaaaaattgccaaaaagaAAGATTAGGATATTACATTCTAAGAAATGGATGCAAAAGTTATGAAAAATAGTTTCAACAAACTTTACGAAATATATTTTGGGCAAATTTAGAAACAACAATTGTCAAATATATTTCCATTTAGAATAAAAACTTTCTAAaaactattttccttattagtataaaaacaaaagacttctAGAATCTCAttaaactaagcaaaactcAGTCAAGgattgaaaaaataaaatgaatttcttGTCTTTGATGGGAATTTGTAGTAAAATTGTTAGTCAATAAGAAAGAGTATTGCAAAGTCGTTGAATGTTTAGAACTAAGGAGATATCCCCGTCACACTGTCATGGCCTCCTTCTGTACATTTGTTTTAGTTTGTTAGGTGTCAATTTAGTTGGGATTTTTATGCCTTCATCAACATATTTGTATGTTAGTTTATGCGTGAAGCTCACATTTAGTTTGGGTTTTTTATGGCTCAACTAATTTGTATCAACGGTCTCGAATGCGATACAATTTATGATAAGCTGCGGTCTGCGATCAATCTGTTATTGAGTGGTCAGTGAAAATTCCCCGCCTCCTAGATACATATGAATGTTTTGAATGATATGCAAATGagtaaaagcaaacaaaacgaTATTAcgaataataacaataatctCAATATATCTCCCAGTCACCACCTGTTTGCCAGATGAGAAcaagttgttgctgttgctgttgctgttgtggttTAACCCGCTGCCGACTTCAATTGTAACGCCGGCGTCGAACTCGACGTTTGCTTTAAAATGGTAGAACTTAAAAATTTAGACTTCATTTGCAAATATTACGCGAACGTGACAAGATCTAAACGAAAAAGTTGTAAGCCAACTCTAAGAGAAAGGCTTAACAAGTTTTCATCAATAGCCAGTGAAAGTGAAGTGTTAATCACAAGGATACTTCCCCACCCCAACAAAAGGATACTCAATTCGAATAGTGcacaaaaatgttgaaaatattttggcCAATTTTCTTTGTAATTGTCGCGTAAGTGAGATTCTCCAATTCAATATCGATCGAAATGTAAAACAcgacaaaaaattatatagtATAGATAGTCGAATTCCTGCCTTGAGCtgccaaaagaaacaacaaaataatgaaACCAAGGCAAactattaaatacaaaaataaagcaTTTGAAACCCGAAttgcttaaataaaaaaaaagtctccCAATGACCTTGATAAAACCAGCAATTGATACAAagcgaaattaaataaaatccgACTTGGCCATAAATTCGAAAGTTGTTAGAAATTTggaattattttttgttcgttttttttttttattattttattttttttttttaagagttTTAGCATATAGATACTAAgtgcttttaattaaatttaaatcttaAATGCTTCCAGCATCCATGGCAATCCAGTGAGTGAGACACGCAGGTTTCCCCAAGACTTCTTGTGGGGGGTCGGCTCATCGGCATATCAAATCGAAGGCGGTTGGAATGCCGATGATAAGGGCGAGTCGATTTGGGATCATTTGGTCCATACGCATCCCGAGAAGATCGATGATCAATCGGGTGCTGATGTAACAGCAGATAGCTATCATCAGGTAAGTCAATGCCAATTGAGGTAATCGAGTGgaacaacaagccattgaataACCAACTACATGCACTTGGATGACAGACTTAGACAGACCTTAATTATTCATGTTTAAGACAACCTGCTCGATAGCCAATTAGACGTCATATAACAATTAGATTAGAGgctaataattcattttgcGGGTCATCAGACATGCCAGTGGAATTTTTAGCAACAATGTAGCATCAATTATGTACCAAGTATTGGCCAGACACCTGTGTTGATTATCAGAGTTGATTATCCGAGTCAATTTATTAACTAAATCATTTGCATACATAAGTCAAGGGGAACACCGGTGCGTAATGTCCTCCAAAGACGTGAATCGGGGACCAGATAGATTACATTATTCCATTTTTATAATCATTTTGTGGTCATCATAACTGGTTTTAAGTCACAATTCGCATATGAATCGGAAATTGCAGTGGATTCTAGGCAAACAGATCGTATAATGATGAGTAAGAGTGAGAAAGGGGAACACCACTGCGTAATGTAACCTGGTCCAGTGGGAGAGGCGGAAAAAAACCCGAAAAGTGGAATCTTTACGCAGTAAACTGGTTAGATATAAAGCCCTAAATGACTTACTTTGGAACAATCCTCTTTCGGTTCATCATATTTCTAGGTAAATTAGATATTTCTGTTGGTTTTAAATCATTGAGTCATTACTCTAGTCATATTTATGGCTAATTAATTAACCTCTCCTCTAGCGTctctctatatgtatgtatcacTCCCTTGGAAGTTTTACCTCAAACGATTtggagctgctgctgcaggtGTTGTTATTGCTGCATTCGATTGATAAATGGCACTAAATAGTTTGGTAGGCCATACGCCCCCTTCGTGTTGCCATTGCATTCAATGCAAAGTCACATAATTAgcctaactgactgactgactgactaactgactgaaaCCGATACCAACACCGACACCGAGTTGATCTTGGAAATTAGTAGTATTGAACTGGGGGAATTGGACTTGGCTTTGGCATGTGTCACCAATCAAAACTGAGCAAACTGACCAACTGGTTTCTTGTTGTCGGAAATTCTTGgcatacatttttttggtcactaattaaaattctttttggttaaatgtttttgcttttgcgtGTTCTGTTCTGCAGTGGCGACGAGATGTCCAGATGGTCAAGGAGTTGCATGCGTCCACCTATCGTTTCTCATTGTCGTGGCCCAGAATTATGCCCGGCGGCTATATGAATCATGTTAGCACCGCTGGCATTAAGTACTATAGCAATCTGATTGATGAGCTACTTAGATATAATATCACACCCATGGTCACCATTTATCATTGGGATCTGCCGCAGCGACTGCAAGAGCTGGGCGGCTGGACCAATCCAGAGATTATACCCGCATTCAAGGACTATGCTCGTCTAGTGCTGGAGATGTTCGGTGATCGTGTCAAATTGTGGACTACCATAAACGAGCCATACCAAATCTGTGAGATGGGCTATGGCTTGGACTATATGGCTCCGTCATATAAATATCCGGGCATACCCTCTTATCTTTGTGGTCACAATCTGCTCAAAGCCCATGCCGAGGTGGTGCACATGTATCGTGAGCAATTCCAGAAACGCCAAGGTGGACGCATTGGTATCACATTATCCTCATCTGGTTTTGCGCCCAGAAATCCAGATTCAGCTGAAGATCGTGAGGCTGCGGAACGGGGATTTCAATTCTTTGTGGGTTGGTTTGCCCATCCCATTTTCTCGCGGCATGGCAACTATCCCAAAATTGTGATCGATCGCATTCGAAATCTTAGCAAGGAGCAAGGATTTACACGGTCACGTCTTCCAGAGTTCACCCAGGCTGAAATACATCGGATTCGTGGCACAGCGGATTTTTTTGGCCTTAATACGTATACGACCTATTTGGCGACTACAAATGGTCATAATAATACTGGCAACTTTCCTGTGCCATCGTTTGATCATGACATGGGAATCATTTACAATCACGATGGTGTGGATTGGCCTAGTTCAGGTTCAGTCTGGTTAAAGGTaggttaaaatttaaattgtctTGTGAAATCTTTGCTAGAATCGCCATCTATTTGCAGTCATATCCCAAAGGCATCTACGATCTGATCAAATGGATTCATCACCAATACAATGGACCCGAGATTATGGTCACCGAAAATGGAGTAAGTGATCGCGGTGGTCTGGAGGATTATGCTCGAGTTGACTATCTCAATTCGTATTTGTCCGCCGTATTGGATGCCATTGAGGATGGGGTTAATGTCAGTGGCTATATTGTCTGGAGTTTGATGGACAGTTATGAATGGAAAGCGGGTTTCAATGAGAAGTTCGGTCTCTATCATGTGGACTTTACATCGCCCGAACGTACCCGTACACCAAAGATCTCAGCCAGAgtttatacacatatatgcaaaaataatGGCATCAATTGGAGCTACAGACCCACTCTGAATAAAGAACAATTGGTGGCTATGGCCCAATTGCCAGCCGAAGACCTTGCGGGGATCAGTGGAGCCAAAGCCAACACTGGAACCTGGCATTGGTGTTGGAGTTTGACCCTTCTGGTCAGTTTGCTGAGGCGGGTGAGTGAGTGAGCCAGTTAGTTTATGGGCGTGGCGTGAGAAGGAAAGATCGTTgccatatatacatttttttttttaacgattTTAAGCGAATGCTGTTTCAAAGTATTTCTTAAATTCGTAGGCTCgtaaacataattttaaatattttaagccaGAGACTTAAACTGAATAAACCACTTTGTTGTGATACCATTTATAAATCATGTTTTGTTGGTGgtttttttgcacaaaataataaattaatgtGTTCTTTTGATTCTATTGTCAATGTGTACAAAAGACATAGGCtgatgttgtgtgtgtgtgatcaATCGAATTTGTTAGAGTTTAATCGTTTGTAAGACAATTTAACATATGAACACACAAATTTAAAAGACactttatacattttttacacCGAAACGTAAACTGTCTCAATGTGTTTCCGCTTTAGACATCAAAAGGCAACCAGACAAAAGGTCGCTAGAACAGAGTGCTCTTTGGGGTGACTGCCAATGGAGCGAGACACACAAAGCTCTGGGGTAATTGTAGGTGCACCTACCGTTTGGGGCTATGGGAAGATAAACCTCATGATCGTAAGGTCGCAAGTGGTCTTTGGTATCATTAGCTATGATTAAATTCATTGGCGTGTTATGATTATGCATATTAGGACAGACATGGGGGGCAAGCATCGACGTATTCTTCTCCAATCTGATCTGATCACATACACACAGCTGATCAGAGTTGGCTTTGATCATTTCGCATCCGCCTTGGTTTCTCTCCTTTTGTCCAATGAGAAGAATGCAAGCCCATATAATCCTAAAAATAGAGTGTGCCGCCCATTCTGTGAGTGAACAATTAAACCAGAAACGGAATTACATAAAAAGTTCGAGAACCAGAAccgaaaaaaatacaaattcaaatacaaatacaaaaaacatataaaaaaaccAGTTATGTTACCTTTCATTTCGGAGAGGCATTCACGTATACTTGGTACTCGGATTCTAATTAGCATTTTACTTGGTTGCGAGTCACacgaaatattaaaaaacggttggcataaattaaacaaaaataaataaaaattagacTTGCAACTTGATTGGGTTTTGTAATAGGAAATCTCTGTGCATACACACTCATATATCTATTCGATATCTACCCTTCAGTCTTCAGTCTCTCGGGCTACACCTGTCCAGCAAATGAGCAAGCGAGCGACCCAGAGAGTCACGAGCCAGGCGACCCGgcattttataatttattatcaGCCATGTTTAAGTCTGGAGCAATCATGGCGGGGCGTGCGCCCCGATCTTTTGAGGTTCTCAAGTGTTTACAGCAAACACTACAAGATCAAGAGGGGTTTTTGCACTTTAGAGCTACTACCCACTTCATGTCCATTTGGCTAATTGTGATTAATGAAATTCGAAAATGAATTTCAAagaccaaatgtatgtctacgaAATTTATTTGACATGCTGCCTAGCAGGCATATGATATGTCGCTCACTTTTACAAGCATTCTTGCGGCGCGATCAGCCTACTGCCAGCTCCGGCCTTATGACCCACATAGAGAAAAATGTTTAGACGTAGAATTCGAATAGTAtttttagtccgattttaataaaatttggtgtGTCGgtagaaaataataacacTAATTAGTGTACCaagtttaaatcaaaaaatttggGGAGTCTAgcttttatagtctccgagatctagttCTTCATGCAGACAGACGGATATGACTCGTCTcatgatgctgatcaagagtaTTCAGAAGTATACTTTATGGGAACGTAAAAGGTTTCTTCTGAGTGGTATTTACactttggcgactttaataaaCCATTTCATCCTCTGGGTTAATGGCACTTACAACAAagtgaaaaattattaattggtTTCAACTTttagttttcgtttttatgGTCTAACCAATTTAAGTTAACGGTTATGAATTCGATACAATTTATAATAAGCTGTGGTCAGTGAgaagttgttgctgttgtggttTATCTGCCGCTGATTTCAGTCGAAACAACTCGGCGCGTCGGTGTCGGAAGTGACGCCTTACGTTCGTACAACTTCAAAATTTAGAGTTCATTTGCAAATATTAAATGAACGTGACAAGAAGTCAACGAAAAAGTTATAAGCTTAACAAGTTTTCGTTAATAGCCAGTAAAAGTGAAGTGCTAATCACAAGAATACACCGCCCAAAAGGATACTTAATTCAAGTGATTCCAAATATTTTAGAGAATATTCTTaacaatcaatcaattttaatATCGATGAAAAAGTAAAACACGATTGAATTTTGTGGCTTAGATTTTCAACCATGAagaattttgtatacccttgcaagagTTTTTGCTGCTCTTTCGTTACCTACAGGCGTCAAATCGACAAATACTAGTTTATAGTATATTTTCTATGACAGCTATATATACGGGTTTCCGATTTGGAACATTATGTGCGtaagtaaaattatttttaaactaTTCTATGGCACCTACGTAatatagtcatccgatctTGACGAAATTTGGAACAGTCAATAATAGGCATATTTAACAGACAAATAATTGAGAAAAAGtaattgagaaaagtcactgttagTAAATTTGGCGTTTCTATGTGAGttgtatgatatagtggttcgATTCAGCTGAGTACGAAATATTCGTAGAACACGATATAATTGCATGCCATGTTTCTTGAAGGAGTTTGCGGTGTGTCAGAAGGACGGATACGGCTACATGAACGGTTGTAAGTCATtatgatcaagaatatatttatCTCGTATagtcggagatgctttcttgcacacttctgaccaaattaatataccctttttttgcaagggtagTAAAACTCATCCAATACAAGTTGGGCATTCGAAAGTTGGTAGAAATTTTTcattagtttttttcttttcatttttatttttgatttttagcaTATAGATACTAAgtgcttttaattaaatttaaatcttaAATGCTTGCAGCATCCATGGCAATCCAGTGAGTGAGACACGTAGGTTTCCCCAAGACTTCTTGTGGGGGGTCGGCTCATCGGCATATCAAATCGAAGGCGGTTGGAATGCCGATGATAAGGGCGAGTCGATTTGGGATCATTTGGTCCATACGCATCCCGAGAAGATCGATGATCAATCGGGTGCTGATGTAACAGCAGATAGCTATCATCAGGTAAGTCAATGTGCCAACAGCAGACTGGCAATTGCCAATTGCCAATTGAGGTAATCGAGTGgaacaacaagccattgattAACCAACTACATGCACTTGGATGACATAGCAGATTGACAGACCTTAATTATTCATGTTTGAGACAACCCGCTCGATAGCCAATTAGACGTCATATAACAATTAGATTAGAGGCTAATAACTCATTTTGCGGGTCATCAGACATGCCAGTGGAATTTTTAGCAACAATGTAGCATCAATTATGTACCAAGTATTGGTCAGACACCTGTGTTGATTATCTGAGTTGATTATCCGAGTTAATTTATTAACTAAATCATTTGCATACATAAGTCAAGGGGAACACCGGTGCGTAATGTCCTCCAAAGACGTGAATCGGGGACTAGATAGATTACATTATTCCATTTTTATAATCATTTTGTGGTCATTATAACTGGTTTTAAGTCACAATTCGCATATGAATCGGAAATTGCAGTGGATTCTAGGCAAACAGATCGTATAATGATGAGTAAGAGTGAGAAAGGGGAACACCACTGCGTAATGTGACCTGGTCCAGTGGGAGAGGTGGAAAAAAACCCGAAAAGTGGAATCTTTACGCAGTAAACTGGTTAGATATAAAGCCCTAAATGACTTACTTTGGAACAATCCTCTTTCGGTTCATCATATTTCTAGGTAAATTAGATATTTCTGTTGGTTTTAAATCATTGAGTCATTACTCTAGTCATATTTATGGCTAATTAATTAACCTCTCCTCTAGCGTCTCTCTATATGTATCACTGCCTTGGAAGTTTTAACTCAAACGATTtggagctgctgctgcaggtgttgttattgttgcatTCGATTGATAAATGGCACTAAATAGTTTGGTAGGCCATACGCCCCCTTCGTGTTGCCATTGCATTCAATGCAAAGTCACATAATTAgcctaactgactgactgaaacCGACACCGACACCGAGTTGATCTTTTGGTATGTGTCAACAATCAAAACTGACCAACTGGTTTCTTGTTGTCGGAAATTCTTGGCATACATTCTTTTGGTCACAAATTATTTTTACCCTTATAAACGGTATACCAATTGTATATTAGTCAATATGAGAATGGGAAGATTCCGATTACATAAAGTATGTAATCGTACGAAAAATCGGTGAAGGATTTGGAGTGTAGTTATAGGTAATATAAGTCGGCTCTGCTCAAATGCTGCCGACAACGCTGTCAGTAGCCCTCAAGAGCAAACCAGAAGCCAACAGAAAAAATTATCTGTGcctttatacatttttattattttgtatattcgTAGGCTCTTaaacatattttaagccaGAGACTTAAACTGAATAAACCACTTTGTTGTGATACCATTTACAAATCATGTTTTGTTGGTGgttttttttgcacaaaataataaattaatgtGTTCTTTTCATTCTATTGTCAATGAGTACAAAAGACATAGGCtgatgttgtgtgtgtgtgatcaATCGAATTTGTTAGAGTTTAATCGTTTGTAAGACAATTTAACATATGAACACACAAATTTAAAAGGCACTTTATACACTTCTTACACCGAAACGTAAACTGTCTCAATGTGTTTCCGCTTTAGACATCAAAAGGCAACCAGACAAAAGGTCGCTAGAACAGAGTGCTCTTTGGGGTGACTGCCAATCGACCGAGACACACAAAGCTCTGGGGTAATTGTAGGTGCACCTACCGTTTGGGGCTATGGGAAGATAAACCTCATGATCGACCACTTGCGGGTCTTTGGTATCATTAGCTATGATTAAATTCATTGGCGTGTTATGATTATGCATATTAGGACAGACATGGGGGGCGAGCATCGACGTATTCTTCTCCAATCTGATCTGATCACATACACACAGCTGATCAGAGTTGGCTTTGATCATTTCGCATCCGCCTTGGTTTCTCTCCTTTTGTCCAATGAGAAGAATGCAAGCCCATATAATACTAAAAATAGAGTGTGCCGCCCATTCTGTGAGTGAACAATTAAACCAGAAACGGAATTACATAAAAAGTTCGAGAACCAGAAccgaaaaaaatacaaattcaaatacaaatacaaatacaaaaaacatatCAAAAAACCAGTTATGTTACCTTTCATTTCGGAGAGGCATTCACGTATACTTGGTACTCGGATTCTAATTAGCATTTTACTTGGTTGCGAGTCACacgaaatattaaaaaacggttggcataaattaaacaaaaataaataaaaattagacTTGCAACTTGATTGGGTTTTGTAATAGGAAATCTCTGTGCATTCACACTCATATATCTATTCGATATCTACCCTTCAGTCTTCAGTCTCTCGGGCTACACCTGTCCAGCAAATGAGCAAGCGAGCGACCCAGAGAGTCACGAGCCAGGCGACCCGgcattttataatttattatcaGCCATGTTTAAGTCTGGAGCAATCATGGCGGGGCGTGCGCCCCGATCTTTTGAGGTTCTCAAGTGTTTACAGCAAACACTACAAGATCAAGAGGGGTTTTTGCACTTTAGATCTACTACCCACTTCATGTCCATTTGGCTAATTGTGATTAATGAAATtcgcaaaaaaagaaaaagaaaaaacaaaccaagAAACTATTAATTATTCTGAACTTTTaccaaaacattttttttttatatttgtttattcaTTTCTATTGAGGAACGAAATTCGGAAATTTCCAACCACATGGGGAGTACGACCAAAAAGGCTGATGAAATTTCTTAACTAAATTGCATGAAGTTTGATCAAGGTTTCCCCTTGCACGAATGTCGCCAAAGCAAACATCGGTGAATCGGAATCTAAAACTGATTTATAGTTTTATAATGTGGTTGGGTagataataaacaaaaaatacatacaaaaaaggTCAGATGTGAATAATAATAGTGAGCCAATGCTTACTACTTCCCAATGGAAATTAACCAAtgattttaaacaatttttgcttAGAATTCGATTTTCCACATTCTCCTAACCACGATGAAATATTTTCTACTCTTTCTAAGCATAATAATGCTTAAGAATTTGATCTTTCAAGTCAAATATGTTATGCCCCTTTGCCCTAAAGGCAAGCAAAGCATAAATTCACACTAAAGTGTGGCCTACTTTTAAGCGCAGACTGAAAAGTGTTGAGTGAAACTAGGCAGAATATCGAATGacttgattttgaaatcatttgtgggaaaaacacaaTAGATTCATACAAGCTCGATTCCgatttaatgaaattaatcttattattattatttttttgtgattttttctttgaagtcaaaagattttatatggagttgaatattttatttcagcTCAATCCCATAACTGACAGGTGCTCCCTACAGATATGCAAACAATTCTCGTTtagtttaacaaaaaaataaaataactttaTTAACTTAATCTTAGCAATTAAATAATAGTCCTAATAACTCATTTCTATACACTTGTCTTATCTAACGAATTAGCCTCTTGCCGTGACTTGTATCTAAGGCCATGTTCCATATATGTGAATGGAGGATTGGGTTGAGTTAAACAGAAATACAGGCCCTTGGCATCGGCGGGATAGACAAGACCAATGTTAAGGGTATTCTTGAAATTGCAATCAGCCAAACGGAATTTGGCCCAGCTTTCACATTTGGTAGCTGGTATCATGACGCCCTCAATTAGAGCCTAATAGATATGAATATGGCAATAGATATTAATTAGACTTAGTTAATCGGCAAATAGGAGTTCACTTACCTCCATGAAGAGAACAAATGGATACATATGACTGCAAATCTTGGACTCGCAACCAGGCTGAAGTTTACGTCTGGGAAAGAAGCCCACACCATTCGGATAGATATCAACATTGCCCAGTGGAACACGCACTCCATATACATCACCCTCGCCATGGATTACAACCACACGAGTGGCAAGGCCTTGTTTCACCAAAATATCGGATGTGCGACACATGGTGGCTGGATCTATGGCTATTAACTGATTGACCAACTGTTTGCTACCCTTGGCATACAATTGAGCACCCAGAGCGGCTATATTGGCTCCCACTGAATGACCAGCCAGGGTAATGTCCTCTGGCTTGATGCCTGCATCAGTCAATGAGTTCAATAGTTTGTATATGAAATAGCCATGCACCGACAGATGATGTCGCACTGCATAATACAATTGCTCCACATTCCTGGCAAAGTCCACCACGATGACATTGAGATCACGACGAGACGTTTGCAGGAGAATCAAATGTTCCTGCACACTGAAATAGCTGTCGTTCGTATGGAAGGCATTCACATAGATAAGGGTCTTGCGTTCCGTATTGATATCGAAATCCTTGAGCTGTGACAACGAACGTACGGGTAGCTCAACGCTTTGATTTGTTATGGTCATAACATGGAGTCGGCCATCACTGGGATGAATACCTTGAAAGAGTGACATGACCCCCTCATCAACTGGGGCATCACCTGGAATAGAAGCAACCACCATGCAACTCAATTAGTGAAAAAGTCAGTTTTTGGAATGTTTTCGAAACTTACAAAAGGCTCGCCATCCTCGATTCAATTGCTCCGAGAGTAACTTGATATTATGTCGCTGAATCTGATCGATATCCGTTGCTGATAGAACCCAACACCGACCGATCAGGGCCAGAATAATGCCATAACTGAGGTAAATGCTC
It encodes the following:
- the LOC6638784 gene encoding myrosinase 1; the encoded protein is MLKIFWPIFFVIVAIHGNPVSETRRFPQDFLWGVGSSAYQIEGGWNADDKGESIWDHLVHTHPEKIDDQSGADVTADSYHQWRRDVQMVKELHASTYRFSLSWPRIMPGGYMNHVSTAGIKYYSNLIDELLRYNITPMVTIYHWDLPQRLQELGGWTNPEIIPAFKDYARLVLEMFGDRVKLWTTINEPYQICEMGYGLDYMAPSYKYPGIPSYLCGHNLLKAHAEVVHMYREQFQKRQGGRIGITLSSSGFAPRNPDSAEDREAAERGFQFFVGWFAHPIFSRHGNYPKIVIDRIRNLSKEQGFTRSRLPEFTQAEIHRIRGTADFFGLNTYTTYLATTNGHNNTGNFPVPSFDHDMGIIYNHDGVDWPSSGSVWLKSYPKGIYDLIKWIHHQYNGPEIMVTENGVSDRGGLEDYARVDYLNSYLSAVLDAIEDGVNVSGYIVWSLMDSYEWKAGFNEKFGLYHVDFTSPERTRTPKISARVYTHICKNNGINWSYRPTLNKEQLVAMAQLPAEDLAGISGAKANTGTWHWCWSLTLLVSLLRRVSE
- the LOC6638783 gene encoding lipase member H, whose product is MCKRSFRQAVAMSEMSIYLSYGIILALIGRCWVLSATDIDQIQRHNIKLLSEQLNRGWRAFCDAPVDEGVMSLFQGIHPSDGRLHVMTITNQSVELPVRSLSQLKDFDINTERKTLIYVNAFHTNDSYFSVQEHLILLQTSRRDLNVIVVDFARNVEQLYYAVRHHLSVHGYFIYKLLNSLTDAGIKPEDITLAGHSVGANIAALGAQLYAKGSKQLVNQLIAIDPATMCRTSDILVKQGLATRVVVIHGEGDVYGVRVPLGNVDIYPNGVGFFPRRKLQPGCESKICSHMYPFVLFMEALIEGVMIPATKCESWAKFRLADCNFKNTLNIGLVYPADAKGLYFCLTQPNPPFTYMEHGLRYKSRQEANSLDKTSV